From the Neobacillus sp. PS3-34 genome, the window TAAACGTACACGTGCAACAGAGCTCTTACGACGGCCTGTGCCGATATATTGAACTTGTGCCAAGTTAATACCCTCCCTTAAAAATTATCCGCGAAGTTCGTATACTTCCGGTTGTTGTGCTTGGTGCGGATGCTCGCTGCCAGCATAAACGTGTAACTTTTTGAACATTTGACGGCCAAGAGAATTCTTTGGAAGCATACCTTTGATAGCAAGCTCCAGCATTCTTTCAGCATAGTTAGTACGCATTTCAAGAGCAGTTCTTTGTTTCAAACCGCCTGGGTGTAAGCTGTGTCTGTAGTAGATTTTGTCAGTCAGCTTTTTACCAGTAAGGTGAATTTTAGAAGCATTAAGAATGATAACATTGTCACCAGTGTCAACATGTGGTGTGAATGTTGGTTTGTTTTTACCACGTAAGATTGATGCTACTTCAGAAGCAAGACGTCCAAGAGTTTTGCCCTCAGCATCAATAACGTACCATTTACGCTCAATATTGTTTGCATTTGCCATAAACGTTGTACGCATGAGTTTCCCTCCTAATTAAATCCGTTAAAGATTGTTATTTTCCGCGCCTGTATTAAGCGATCTATTTTCATTCTGTTCCGGGAATGAACGTTAAATGCCTTTGTGCGCTAAGGTTTCTGATCATATATTTTCAATCACGATGAAGTCTTTCCGGGGCTTTATCGTGGGGTTAAAATACATACATATGCTATATTATATCCTTCATGGACATATGTCAAGAAAATGTTACACCAG encodes:
- the rplM gene encoding 50S ribosomal protein L13 — its product is MRTTFMANANNIERKWYVIDAEGKTLGRLASEVASILRGKNKPTFTPHVDTGDNVIILNASKIHLTGKKLTDKIYYRHSLHPGGLKQRTALEMRTNYAERMLELAIKGMLPKNSLGRQMFKKLHVYAGSEHPHQAQQPEVYELRG